A genomic region of Pelodiscus sinensis isolate JC-2024 chromosome 1, ASM4963464v1, whole genome shotgun sequence contains the following coding sequences:
- the MICAL3 gene encoding F-actin-monooxygenase MICAL3 isoform X25, translating to MEESGTEKVNQAHVLFDRFVQATTCKGTLKAFQELCDYLELKPKDYRSFYHKLKSKLNYWKAKALWAKLDKRGSHKDYKKGKACTNTKCLIIGAGPCGLRTAIDLSFLGAKVVVIEKRDAFSRNNVLHLWPFTIHDLRGLGAKKFYGKFCAGAIDHISIRQLQLILLKVALILGIEIHVNVEFQGLVYPPEDQENERIGWRAQVHPKTHPVSEYEFEVIIGGDGRRNTLEGFRRKEFRGKLAIAITANFINRNTTAEAKVEEISGVAFIFNQKFFQDLREATGIDLENIVYYKDDTHYFVMTAKKQSLLDKGVILHDFADTELLLSRENVDQEALLNYAREAADFSTNQQLPSLNFAINHYGQPDVAMFDFTCMYASENAAMVREQNGHQLLVALVGDSLLEPFWPMGTGIARGFLAAMDSAWMVRSWSQGTSPLEVLAERESIYRLLPQTTPENVSKNFSQYSIDPVTRYPNININFLRPNQVRHLYDTGDLKDIHLEIENMVNSRTPKLTRNESVARSSKLLGWCQRQTDGYAGVNVTDLTMSWKSGLALCAIIHRYRPDLIDFDSLDERNVEKNNQLAFDIAEKELGISPIMTGKEMASVGEPDKLSMVMYLTQFYEMFKDSIPSSETLDLNAEERAALIASTKSPISFLSKLGQSISRKRTPKDKKEKELDGAGKRRKTSQSEDEEAPRSYREERPTLVSALTERRIDAAIGNQNKVKSMATQLLAKFEENAPVQSTSLRRQPVLPYQERVHNQLSCRQREQGRLAPMPQWKQLRNKERSRTCPKKVIMLSSSSTPPSSPSYPRQQVIDSACSLLPSCLHRSLNQ from the exons ATGGAAGAAAGTGGGACTGAGAAGGTGAACCAAGCCCATGTTCTCTTTGACAGATTTGTACAGGCCACAACCTGTAAGGGGACTCTGAAAGCTTTCCAAGAGCTTTGTGACTACCTAGAGCTGAAGCCCAAGGACTATCGGTCTTTCTATCATAAACTCAAATCCAAACTCAACTACTGGAAAGCTAAAGCCCTCTGGGCCAAGTTAGACAAGAGGGGCAGCCACAAAGACTACAAGAAGGGGAAAGCATGCACCAACACGAAG TGTCTCATAATTGGGGCTGGACCCTGTGGCCTTCGTACAGCCATCGACCTGTCCTTTCTAGGAGCCAAGGTGGTGGTCATAGAAAAGCGGGATGCCTTCTCACGTAACAATGTGCTGCACCTGTGGCCATTCACCATACACGATTTGCGGGGCCTTGGCGCCAAAAAGTTCTATGGCAAGTTCTGCGCAGGAGCCATCGACCACATCA GTATCCGTCAGCTCCAGCTTATCCTCTTGAAGGTTGCCTTGATCTTGGGAATAGAGATCCATGTCAATGTGGAATTCCAGGGACTTGTTTATCCCCCTGAGGACCAGGAGAATGAGA GGATAGGCTGGCGTGCACAGGTCCACCCAAAAACACACCCGGTATCAGAATATGAATTTGAAGTGATCATTGGAGGAGATGGCAGGAGGAACACTTTAGAAG GGTTTCGCCGGAAGGAGTTCCGTGGTAAGCTGGCAATTGCTATCACAGCAAATTTCATCAACCGCAACACCACAGCAGAAGCCAAAGTGGAGGAGATAAGTGGTGTAGCCTTCATATTCAACCAGAAGTTCTTCCAGGATCTGCGAGAAGCCACAG GTATTGACTTGGAAAACATTGTCTACTACAAAGATGACACTCACTACTTCGTCATGACTGCCAAAAAGCAGAGTTTGCTGGACAAAGGGGTGATACTGCAT GACTTCGCTGACACAGAGTTGTTACTCTCAAGGGAGAATGTGGACCAGGAGGCTTTGCTTAACTATGCCAGGGAAGCTGCTGACTTTTCCACCAATCAGCAGCTGCCATCACTGAACTTTGCCATTAATCACTATGGGCAACCAGATGTAGCCATGTTTGACTTCACTTGTATGTACGCATCAGAGAATGCAGCGATGGTGCGAGAGCAGAATGGCCATCAGCTGCTTGTGGCTTTAGTTGGGGACAGTCTGTTAGAG CCATTCTGGCCGATGGGAACTGGAATAGCCAGGGGCTTTCTGGCTGCCATGGATTCTGCTTGGATGGTACGAAGCTGGTCTCAGGGAACTAGCCCTTTGGAGGTCCTTGCAGAGAG AGAAAGCATTTACAGGCTGCTGCCTCAGACCACTCCTGAGAATGTGAGTAAAAACTTCAGCCAGTACAGCATCGATCCTGTCACCCGGTATCCCAATATCAACATCAATTTCCTGCGGCCAAACCAG GTGCGCCACTTGTACGATACAGGAGACCTGAAAGACATTCATCTGGAAATAGAGAACATGGTAAACTCCAGGACACCAAAGCTGACCCGGAATG AGTCTGTAGCTCGTTCTAGTAAATTGCTTGgttggtgccagaggcagactgaTGGGTATGCTGGTGTGAATGTGACAGATCTCACAATGTCATGGAAGAGTGGCCTAGCCTTGTGTGCCATTATCCACAGATACCGTCCTGACTTAAT AGATTTTGATTCTCTGGATGAACGCAATGTGGAGAAGAACAACCAGCTGGCATTTGACATTGCTGAAAAGGAGCTTGGAATCTCTCCTATCATGACCGGCAAGGAAATGGCATCTGTTGGAGAGCCAGACAAGTTGTCCATGGTGATGTACCTCACACAGTTCTATGAGATGTTCAAGGATTCCATCCCTTCCAGTG AGACCTTGGATCTGAATGCAGAAGAGAGAGCTGCTCTAATTGCCAGTACCAAATCTCCCATCTCTTTTCTTAGCAAACTGGGGCAGAGTATCTCCCGGAAACGAACTCCAAAG GATAAAAAGGAGAAGGAACTGGATGGtgcaggaaagaggagaaagaccAGCCAGTCAGAGGAT GAGGAAGCCCCCCGAAGCTATAGGGAAGAGAGGCCTACGCTTGTGAGTGCCCTGACAGAGAGGAGAATTGATGCTGCCATCGGGAACCAAAACAAGGTGAAATCCATGGCAACACAGCTACTGGCCAAATTCGAGGAGAATGCACCGGTGCAATCCACAAGTTTACGGAGACAG CCTGTCCTGCCTTATCAGGAGCGTGTTCACAACCAACTATCCTGCAGACAGCGAGAGCAGGGCCGCCTTGCTCCCATGCCTCAGTGGAAACAG